In Thunnus albacares chromosome 10, fThuAlb1.1, whole genome shotgun sequence, a single window of DNA contains:
- the smad5 gene encoding mothers against decapentaplegic homolog 5: MTSMSSLFSFTSPAVKRLLGWKQGDEEEKWAEKAVDALVKKLKKKKGAMEDLEKALSCPGQPSKCVTIPRSLDGRLQVSHRKGLPHVIYCRVWRWPDLQSHHELKPLEVCEYPFGSKQKEVCINPYHYKRVESPVLPPVLVPRHSEFNPQHSLLVQFRNLTHNEPHMPLNATFPESFQQPHSGGSCTGGGGGGGSFPISPNSPYPPSPASSGTYPNSPASSGPSSPFQLPADTPPPAYMPPDEQLGQESQSMETSSSLVPQNVARGDVQPVEYEEPSHWCSIVYYELNNRVGEAYHASSTSVLVDGFTDPSNNKNRFCLGLLSNVNRNSTIENTRRHIGKGVHLYYVGGEVYAECLSDTSIFVQSRNCNYHHGFHPTTVCKIPSGCSLKIFNNQEFAQLLAQSVNHGFEAVYELTKMCTIRMSFVKGWGAEYHRQDVTSTPCWIEVHLHGPLQWLDKVLTQMGSPLNPISSVS, translated from the exons ATGACCTCCATGTCCAGTCTCTTCTCCTTCACAAGCCCAGCAGTCAAACGCCTGCTCGGCTGGAAGCagggagatgaggaggagaaatgGGCAGAAAAGGCAGTGGATGCTCTTGTGAAaaagctgaagaagaagaaaggtgcCATGGAGGACCTGGAGAAAGCCCTGAGCTGCCCCGGGCAGCCCAGCAAGTGTGTTACCATTCCAAGATCACTGGACGGCCGGCTACAGGTTTCCCACAGGAAAGGTCTTCCTCATGTAATCTACTGCAGAGTGTGGCGCTGGCCAGACCTCCAGTCCCACCACGAGCTCAAGCCCCTGGAGGTGTGCGAGTATCCatttggctccaaacagaagGAGGTCTGCATCAACCCATATCACTACAAGCGAGTGGAGAGTCCTG TGCTCCCTCCTGTCCTGGTACCACGGCACAGCGAGTTCAACCCACAGCACAGCTTGCTGGTACAGTTCCGCAACCTCACCCACAACGAGCCGCACATGCCCCTGAACGCCACCTTTCCAGAGTCCTTCCAGCAGCCACACAGTGGGGGCAGCTGcactggtggaggtggaggaggtggctCTTTTCCAATTTCTCCCAACTCTCCTTATCCTCCCTCTCCAGCCAGCAGTGGTACTTATCCAAACTCTCCTGCCAGCTCGGGGCCCTCCAGTCCATTCCAGCTCCCAG CTGACACCCCACCCCCAGCCTACATGCCCCCTGATGAGCAGCTGGGCCAGGAGAGCCAGTCAATGGAAACGAGCAGCAGCCTGGTGCCGCAGAACGTGGCCAGAGGAG ATGTGCAACCAGTGGAGTATGAGGAGCCAAGCCACTGGTGCTCTATTGTCTACTATGAACTCAACAATCGCGTAGGTGAGGCTTACCATGCTTCGTCAACCAGTGTGCTTGTGGATGGCTTCACTGACCCTTCAAACAACAAGAACCGCTTCTGCCTCGGACTGCTGTCCAACGTCAACCGCAACTCCACAATTGAGAACACCCGCCGACACATTGGCAAAG GAGTGCACCTGTACTACGTGGGAGGGGAGGTGTACGCAGAGTGCCTCAGTGACACCAGCATTTTTGTCCAGAGCCGTAACTGTAATTACCACCACGGCTTCCACCCCACCACTGTCTGCAAGATCCCCAGCGGCTGTAGCCTCAAGATATTCAACAACCAGGAGTTTGCTCAGCTTCTGGCCCAGTCAGTCAACCACGGCTTTGAGGCCGTTTATGAGCTCACTAAGATGTGCACCATCAGAATGAGTTTTGTCAAG GGCTGGGGAGCCGAGTACCACCGACAGGACGTCACGAGCACCCCCTGCTGGATCGAGGTGCACCTGCACGGGCCCCTCCAGTGGCTGGACAAGGTGCTAACACAAATGGGTTCGCCTCTCAACCCAATCTCCTCTGTGTCCTAA
- the syvn1 gene encoding E3 ubiquitin-protein ligase synoviolin, with product MVRAALVTATSLALTGAVVAHAYFLKHQFYPTVVYLTKSSPSMAVLYIQAFVLVFLLGKFMRKVFFGQLRAAEMEHLIERSWYAVTETCLAFTVFRDDFSPRFVALFTLLLFLKCFHWLAEDRVDFMERSPNISWIFHFRVLSLMALLGVLDFLFVNHACHSIITRGASVQLVFGFEYAILLTMVLTTFIKYVLHTIDLQSENPWDNKAVYMLYTELFTGFIKVLLYIAFMTIMIKVHTFPLFAIRPMYLAMRQFKKAVTDAIMSRRAIRNMNTLYPDATPEDLQASDNVCIICREEMVTGAKKLPCNHIFHSSCLRSWFQRQQTCPTCRMDVLRASNNNNQTPAPAQAPPPAPAAPANAPAAPPANVAPGMLPGFPPGIFPFWGPFPAVPPPAAAVAAPGATDAPQSSTEATQAAGTSQPTSSTADTAAAAAAAAPGSTIPGFPFSFPPPPFPTAPWLPMPPPPPFVSSMPPPPPSLSRLSEEELRELEAEGRRGLEARLQCLQNIHTLLDAAMLNIHHYLSTVATLTPPRAEGGAGEASGTTHSASSPSADSSTESPRQEKDSTSSDQVSEATVSQPADSTSAGSDTDRKETMEEGAEDEDGEPNAAELRRRRLRKLETSSSSSSPPPDN from the exons ATGGTGCGAGCAGCCTTGGTGACCGCCACCAGTCTGGCACTGACTGGAGCCGTGGTGGCACACGCTTACTTCCTCAAACACCAGTTCTACCCGACTGTGGTCTACCTCACCAAGAGCAGCCCCAGCATGGCG GTGTTGTACATTCAAGCCTTTGTGTTGGTGTTTCTGCTGGGAAAGTTCATGAGGAAGGTCTTTTTTGGACAGTTAAGGGCTGCAGAAATGGAG CACCTCATCGAGCGCTCCTGGTACGCGGTGACCGAGACGTGCCTGGCATTCACTGTGTTTAGGGATGATTTCTCCCCCCGCTTCGTCGCCCTCTTCACTCTTCTGCTCTTCCTTAAGTGCTTCCATTGGCTGGCTGAGGATCGGGTGGACTTT ATGGAACGAAGTCCAAACATATCCTGGATTTTTCACTTCAGAGTATTAT CTCTCATGGCTCTGCTGGGTGTCTTGGACTTTCTGTTCGTCAACCATGCCTGTCACAGCATCATTACCAGAGGAGCCTCAGTCCAGCTTGTTTTTGGATTTGAG TACGCCATCCTGCTGACCATGGTGCTGACAACCTTCATCAAGTACGTCCTGCACACTATTGACCTGCAGAGTGAAAACCCCTGGGACAACAAGGCTGTCTACATGCTCTATACTGAGCTCTTCACAG GTTTCATCAAAGTGCTCCTGTACATTGCTTTTATGACGATCATGATAAAGGTCCACACCTTCCCCTTGTTTGCTATCCGCCCCATGTATCTGGCTATGAG gCAGTTTAAGAAAGCTGTAACAGATGCTATAATGTCTCGAAGAGCCATCCGCAACATGAATACACT ATACCCCGATGCTACTCCTGAAGATCTGCAGGCCTCTGACAACGTCTGCATCATCTGTCGGGAAGAAATGGTCACAGGAGCCAAGAAACTACCTTGTAATCACATTTTCCACTCCAG TTGCTTGCGCTCCTGGTTCCAGAGGCAGCAGACCTGTCCCACCTGTCGCATGGACGTCCTCCGGGCgtctaataataacaatcagACTCCGGCCCCAGCACAGGCTCCGCCCCCTGCTCCAGCAGCCCCCGCCAACGCTCCAGCAGCCCCGCCTGCCAACG TGGCTCCAGGCATGTTACCTGGCTTTCCTCCTGGTATTTTCCCCTTCTGGGGTCCCTTTCCCGCAGtgcctcctcctgctgcagccGTCGCAGCTCCTGGTGCTACTGACGCTCCACAAAGCAGCACAGAGGCTACGCAGGCAGCTG GTACCAGCCAGCCCACCTCGTCTACTGCAGAcaccgctgctgctgcagcagctgctgctccagGGTCAACAATCCCAGGATTCCCCTTCTccttcccccctcctcccttccccACTGCACCATGGCTTCCCATGCCACCACCTCCTCCCTTTG tATCGTCgatgcctcctcctcctccgtctctgTCCCGTctgtcagaggaggagctgagggaGCTGGAGGCAGAGGGCCGACGGGGCCTCGAGGCCAGACTCCAGTGTCTCCAAAACATCCACACCCTGCTGGACGCCGCCATGCTCAACATCCACCACTACCTCAGCACCGTCGCCACACTCAC TCCTCCGCGGGCTGAGGGCGGCGCTGGAGAAGCCAGCGGGACGACCCACTCTGCTTCATCCCCCTCAGCTGATAGTAGCACAGAGAGTCCCAGGCAGGAGAAGGACTCTACCAGCT CTGATCAAGTGAGTGAAGCTACAGTCTCTCAGCCTGCCGACTCGACTTCCGCCGGCTCGGACACTGACAGAAAAGAAACGATGGAGGAGGGAGCGGAGGACGAGGACGGAGAGCCGAACGCCGCTGAGCTGAGGCGTCGTCGCCTTCGTAAGCTAGAGacgtcgtcgtcgtcgtcgtcacCCCCTCCTGACAATTGA